CCTCGACCCAGACGCCGGCCGTCAGCTCACTCGCGAGCTTCATGGATCTCTTCCATGACGCTCGTCTCGGCCTCCAGCCAATCCTCCAGCGCATAGCCTTCGCGCCGGCCCCGCTGTTCCCAGAGTTCGTGGGCCTTGCTCTGGATCCGCTCCCACATCCCTTCCGGCAGCTCGATAGGCTGGCTCTTGGAGCCGGACTGTGCCCGCCGTGGAGCCTTCCCTGCTTTCTTTGCCGCTACACTCATTGTTCCCTCCATACCAACCCTCGGTTGAACCGGCGGCTCTATACCAACCTTGGTTGAACCGCCCGCTCTTTATCGCTGTATCGAATATGATGCGGGCGGAGATTCCCCTTAAGACGGCTTTATTACGGCGCCGGAGAGACTCCTCACGTGCTTCTTCTCTTTCGGCTCAGTCCACCCGGATCGTCCGCTCCTTGCGCTTGGCTTCCTCTGTCTTCGGCAGGCGAATCTCCAGCACGCCGTCTTTGAACGACGCCTTCACCTTGTCCGCTTGGACCTCGGACGGCAACTCAATCACCCGGCGGAACAGGCCGTGAGACCGTTCCATCCGGTAATAGTCCTTTTCTTTCACCTCTGCTTCTTTCTTCTTCTCGCCCCGCAGGGTCAGTGTCGTGTCGGACAGATTGACCTCGATGTCTTCCTTGCTCATGCCCGGCAGGTCCGCCTTCACCACGATGTCGCCTTTGTCCTCGAAGAGGTCCACGCGGGGCGTCGGAACCGGCCAATCCTTCGGCAGGCCCCATCGCTCCGGGTTCAACAGGCTCCCGAACGGCCGCTTCAAAAGTTCATCGACCAGCGAGCCAAAGTCTCGGTCGAACACGCTCGGCAGGCCGCTTTCCTTGACTGGCGTGAGCTCTGTGCGGCCTTTGGATTTTGCTTTTGCCATCGATCGTTCCTCCTTTCTGCGGGGCATGCCGCGCACCACGACATACAGACCATCACGTCGCAGGTTTGAACTTCGGGCTGCGGACGGTAAAGACGGGGCAATCGGCATAGCGGATGACCGCTTCTGCCACGCTGCCGAATCGAAGTTGAGACCATCCGCGCCGGCCGTGCGTGCCCATGACGATCGCGTCGCTGCCCCGCTCCTGCGCGACCAGCCGGATCACATCGCCCGGGATGCCGGATCGCACCTCGTGGCGCGCGCTCAACCCTCGTCCCGAGAACAACCCGGCCAACTGGGCCATCGACTCCTCGCATTGTTTGCGGAAGGCCTGCCCGGTCAGGGCATGGCCCAGGGTGAAGTCCAGCCCATAGGCGACCGGCTCCGCGACATGCAGCAGCGTGACCTCGCTCCCGAACCGGTCGGCCAATTGCACGGCATATTCGACCGCCGACCGCCCGCAATCGCTGAAATCCACCGCGACCAGCAGTGCGCGTAATCCATTGCCGGTTTCCGTCGTCCTGGCGGCGCTCGGCTCGCGACCAGCCGCCCTCGACCCCCGCACGGTCGCGACGGGACAGGGAGCCCCTCGCACGACCCGTTCGGCCGTG
The DNA window shown above is from Nitrospira tepida and carries:
- a CDS encoding DUF2934 domain-containing protein, encoding MSVAAKKAGKAPRRAQSGSKSQPIELPEGMWERIQSKAHELWEQRGRREGYALEDWLEAETSVMEEIHEARE
- a CDS encoding universal stress protein, translated to MSVGATGSAVSKILLATDGSASAKEAESFALMMAAAYDARLDALSVLEFEPGRDLEYDVNRRYLEDRRREIREQGAALIQRAEAAGVKIERHESVGIPSREIIALAERSRHDLVVVGTHGRTGFEHVLIGSTAERVVRGAPCPVATVRGSRAAGREPSAARTTETGNGLRALLVAVDFSDCGRSAVEYAVQLADRFGSEVTLLHVAEPVAYGLDFTLGHALTGQAFRKQCEESMAQLAGLFSGRGLSARHEVRSGIPGDVIRLVAQERGSDAIVMGTHGRRGWSQLRFGSVAEAVIRYADCPVFTVRSPKFKPAT
- a CDS encoding Hsp20/alpha crystallin family protein; translated protein: MAKAKSKGRTELTPVKESGLPSVFDRDFGSLVDELLKRPFGSLLNPERWGLPKDWPVPTPRVDLFEDKGDIVVKADLPGMSKEDIEVNLSDTTLTLRGEKKKEAEVKEKDYYRMERSHGLFRRVIELPSEVQADKVKASFKDGVLEIRLPKTEEAKRKERTIRVD